A single window of Helicobacter pylori DNA harbors:
- a CDS encoding pantothenate kinase, with product MSGLKAFSCVVVLCGAMVNVAIAGPKIEARGELGKFIGGGVGGFVGDKMGGFVGGAIGGYIGSEVGDRVEDFIRGVDREPQTREPQTREPQAPREPIRDFYDYGYSFGHAW from the coding sequence ATGAGTGGATTAAAAGCATTTAGTTGTGTAGTGGTTTTGTGCGGTGCAATGGTTAATGTGGCTATAGCTGGTCCTAAAATAGAGGCAAGGGGTGAATTAGGCAAATTTATAGGGGGTGGTGTTGGGGGTTTTGTTGGTGATAAAATGGGCGGATTTGTTGGTGGTGCAATAGGAGGATATATTGGGTCTGAAGTAGGCGATAGGGTAGAAGATTTTATCCGTGGCGTTGATAGAGAGCCTCAAACTAGAGAGCCTCAGACTAGAGAACCACAAGCCCCAAGAGAACCTATCCGTGATTTTTATGATTACGGCTATAGTTTTG